Within the Miscanthus floridulus cultivar M001 chromosome 17, ASM1932011v1, whole genome shotgun sequence genome, the region TGCAGGCTGCAGCACCGCTGCTGGTGCAACAATCACTACCGAGCACCAGGGTCCAGGGCGGACCAGATCAGCCCGCACTGGCAGGCTGGTCGCTCGTCCGCTCCCACGCTTTGCTCGCTCGCTGCCTGCCTCCCAGCTCCAGCCGCTGCTCCTTCCGCCCGCGGAATAGACTAGGGAGCGCGAGCGTCTTAAACGGGCGCACGCCGCGTGCGCGCCCGACCCGCTTGGCCCGCGCTCGGACGCGTCCCGATGCGCCTCCGCCGGCCGGAAGAACCCGAGTCCTAGGGCTCGCCTCGCCGCCCCGATGGGGGGCCGGCCGGGGTACCTCACCCTGTCGATCTTCTCCGTGGTCGCGGCGATCGGGTACGTCTACTACACCACGGTGTTCGTGGCCGTGCCGCGGTGGCTGGGCCTGTCCACGGCTGCGGGGGTAGCCAACGCCGCCGCGTTCACGGCGCTAGCAGCCGCTTGCCTCGCCACCTACGCCGTCGCCGTGCGCAGGGACCCCGGGCGGGTGCCGCCGGGCTTCGTGCCCGACGTCGAGGACGCCGAGAGCACCGTCCACGAGATCAAGCGCAAGGTGCGTTGGCGTTGGCGTTGCCCCACCCCTCCCCTCTCTTTCGCTCCCTTGCTCGCCTGGGTTCGGCGGGCGGGCCTCCGTTCGCTGTTAGGTGTTGGGGTGTTGTTCTGGATCtgcgggtggggggggggggggggggggggggggggggggtgcgctGTTGCTTCAAATTTTCCTATCGTTCGTTTCAAACTTGGGAAACCTTACTCAAAGATGAGAAAATGCGATTCTGATGCGGCTTGGTTAGTAATTTTGGATAGTTTTGGTGAATACCTTTGATTCTAAATTTGCCACCGTCCATTTGAAATTTAGGAAACTTATTCAAAGTTGAGCAAATGAGATTCAGATGCACCTTGGTTGATAATTTTGGACCATTTTGGGTACAAATAGTTCTGCTCTAGAATTTCCAGCTAACAGCTGGGACATTGGTAGGTGGACGTGTTACAAGTAGATAATTTAGATTCGAGAGTTGAGTCAGTACTTTATACCAAGTGAGTGGATCTAGTCTGATTTTTTAATTTCCCTAGGCCCCGTTTGGATCCTtcgaattgaattcattctaataaattataatttagacacatattaattaagctaatatggttgtatatggaatatatttgtatactatTGTTAGCTATGCAAGGGAGATgtttatatgttgcatttctactaTAGGGAAGCGAGTTGAAGAACGTGCTATAAGTTGCAGATTAGAAACATAgcatggtgatctatagaatcgATTTctatctcccaccctatgaatttgagataggcttatatgtgaactttggaaAGTTGTGGAAtctcaaattccaagccaaatagtctaatccattaagtagatttcaattcctccaaaatgaaggGATCCAAATGGCCTGTAAGTTGATTTTGATTTGTTCTCTAGATTATTAGGGCCTTTTTGGTAGAGCTCGTACTCTAGATTCTCTGAGAGAAGTGATCCTCTGGTTAAGAATGTTTCTCTATGATTCTCTAGGATAAACTCTGTTTCTCTATGACTCTGCGTGTGCATGGAGTAATCAGGAGGAGCTACTTTTTTCAACTCCCAGCCTCTTAGTTCATTTCAGAGAATCACTTCTCAGTAAAAACTATTTGGCAGAGCTTCTCCTAGATGGCAGAGCTcctctgccaaacaggcccttagtagaTGATTGCTCGTTTCTAGCTTCAGTAACTTCAAAGTGAATGCTCACTACAGTGCCATATTAGTTTGTCATAGAAAAGATGAGGAAGGGAGAGGGTAAGCTGAGTTGAGCACATTCTTTTAATTTGGAAAAATCATGGGCCAGCCCATCACTGTGTTAGACTTTCTTGTTTGTATCTGACAAAAGTAGTTTCTCATTAGTATGTTTCACAACATCTCTACTTTTGCAGGGTGGTGACTCGAGATATTGCCAGAAATGTTGCCACTATAAACCTCCACGTGCACACCATTGCCATGTTTGCAAGAGATGTGTTCTAAAAATGGTGCTGCTAGTGTTAATTCTGTGATTCCATTCTTCTAACTGCTCTCCTTCTCTCCAATTTCGTATTTTCACCTAACTCACATGCGCAGGACCATCATTGCATTTGGATTAATAACTGTGTTGGACATGGGAACTACAAGATTTTCTTGGTCTTTGTATTGTATGCTGTGGTTGCAAGCTTCTATGCATTGGTAATTGAGTTTCTTTGATTTACTCTAGCAACCACGTTGCCTGAGGCTTAGTGCATTACAAAGTTTCATTTTGATATCAGATTCTGATCATAGGGAGCGTTTTGCACAGTGTTCCTAAAGATGAGCAGCCAGGCAGCGATTCTTCTCGAACATCCATTGTGAGTACTCTGGGAATGCTACAGAAGTTGCTAGCTTGTTGTATGTTAATCTGAACGATCGCCAGGAATTCCCTTTGAATAATAATTTTGAAGAACTTATCAAATTGGCAGATTATCTGTGGGGTCATTCTTTCTCCATTAGCGTTAGCATTGGCAGTGCTCTTGGGTTGGCATATTTACCTCATATTACAGAATAAAACTACAATTGAGGTTTGTGACTTAAGATTTTTGTCTTTATATCGGACAGTACTCTTGTTTATAGAAGTTTTGACAAGATTGTTATTAATGGCTTGCAGTACCATGAAGGAGTTCGAGCAATGTGGTTGGCAGAAAAAGGTGGAGATATCTATCATCATCCATATGACCTTGGTGTCTATGAGAATCTTATTTCAGTAAGAACTATTTACACTGCTATTCTGTGGTTCTATGAATGTTGCACATATTCAATTTTAAGTGCAAAATGAGAATAGCCCAGTATTTTACTAAGAAATAAGGTTAATGACGATTGACAATCTTCCTATCATCTGTCTAAAGACGTCAACAAATTGGGATTGACCTTTTGCTAGCCATAACTTGGATGTTCAACCCAATCTGTTCAGGAGAAAGAAACAAGATGGAGACATAACATGAAAAATGATTTTATCAATATTTGATATGTTATGCTGCAAGCATTCATTTTAATAGTCAAGTATTTCATACTTTAGTTTTCTTTTGCATTTGATATTTAGATTTGTGCATGCTTATTAAGTGGATAAACAAATTGAGACAATATGCCCCTAATACAATTATGACTCATGCAACCTGTTATGCGCTGGATTGCATATTATGCCCCCATTAACCGTGCTGGTATACTACAGTGCATAGGTTTGGATGAGTTAGTTTGCATGTTATCTTTAGTTGATATGAGTTAGTTGCATTGTTTATTTTTGTTAGAATGCTTAGAAACTCTTGTCAGGAGCTAACTTCATCTATAGTGTAGCGCTACCAATCCCCTACCCATCCGGATTTAAGCAAGAAGGAATGAATTAACCTTGTATCAAATAATATAAGGATCATGGCACATCGTTAAACTTGTCTGTTCCCTAAACCACCACTTGTGACTGATGAAGGAAGAGGTTTGGACTCTTAAAGTGTTGTAAATATTAAATTGAATAATGAGCATATGCATAACTCTTCTTCAAATATTATAACATCAAATAAAAATGATCGCTTTGCAGCACCCAAAACATCAAACAAAAAAGAACATGGAGTAACACATTTATGGTATACTACCTTAGTTGCTTTCATCTTGCCCACGGTTGGCATCACTTTCTATTAATGTTCCACTGCTTCCTGGTTGTTCGCAGGTTCTGGGGCCTAACATATTTTGCTGGCTCTGCCCTGTATTGAATACTGTTGGAAATGGCCTCCGGTACCGTACATCCTATGATATTCCGATATCTACACCAATGTGATTACAAAAGATAGCAGCACAGTCACAATAGGTAGTTGCTAATTTGTGAAAGGATTTTTCATTAAGCTGCTAGAACGTGCTTGGTCTGAACGATTCTGAATTGGGTCAGGTCAGGGTCTTGTAACTCTGCAAGATGCAGGAGATGATGACTACCACAGCCTCTCGTCAGGTGTCTATCCTGAGTCGAGACATGAACTCTTAAccatgttttttttatttcattcTTCACATACTTGATAAAATTCAATCTGCCTCGCTTGTAATCTGGAGTAGTCTGTTCGTACCCAAAAAAAAAGCACTGCAATTCTGTTGTAAAGTTAGTTCATGTGTTTGAGAGCCATGTAATGTAGCCAAAGGTCATGAAAACCAATTTTCCCAGATTATTTGTgtacatttgtttataatgaaaTGTGACATCTGATGTACTTTTACATGCTTGAGCTATATATAGCACTACACATTGGTGCGTTCTGCCCCGTCCGCGTCCGGAGAGCTTATTGATTTGAGGGCCGCCTGACTTGCGAGTTTCCGTGTAAATCCTAACCCCTGGGGATGCTGTCTGGACATACGTACATATTTGCCTTGTAAATGAAAATAGGGAATCCTGGTCCCTGAAAGGCTAGCTATGTAGACTATTTAAACACTACGCAGTTCCAATATTTACTATGTGGACTATTTTATAACACACTGCAGTTCCAATAATTGACATTCATGTACAAAACATGCAGCTAGTCTAACGAACACGAACTGACCAACATGTCATCCCAAATCAGACATGCTATCCCATATCAGCAGCCACGCCAATCTGTAATGCATACGATAAGATTCTTGATCTACATAGATACCAAATATTATTTATACTCAGCTCTTTTCGATACATCAGTACATGCCAGACAGGGGCAAAGGGTACAACATCAAGCACAGTAGCCAGCAAGTGACGAAGCAGTTTCAGGATGCTCCCACATAATTATTTTCTAGGTTACAATAGTCAGCAGCAACGTCGTAATCTATTTCCCCTTTCCTTTTCCCTTCCCCTTCTTGGCATCAAGCTTTGCTTGTACCCGGGCTGCTGCAGCAGCTTTTGCTTCCTCCCTcttctttttctcttcttctttggtAGCAGCAGCAAGCTCTCGTTGCTTCTTAAGTTCCCTGCCCAGATTTATGTATCTAATTACTTTATGATCATTATATACTTCTTGAACTCTGATCAAATGAACAAACTATATTTGATTGCAAGGTGGATACAACATTTTGATTTCTATCTCTTAATATTACATTGTCACCAAGAGCTCACTCGAGGACACATGTGCAGTTGTGCTAAATCGTATAATAACTGAATTTTTCTGTGCTAAATGTTAAGGATGTAACATTAGGAAACGTCTTACTCAAGTCTGGCTTTCTCATCAGATACACTGCCCACACTTGAACCTTTCCTCGGCCTACAAGCTACTAGCTCCACCTCAAAAATAAGTGTTGCACTACATAGACAAAGAACCAACAGTTACCAACTTTATTAAATTGGGGAAACTCAAGTTACCAATTCAAAGATAGTGTGATAGAGGAACTCACTTCGGAGGTATCTCTGGTGGTGAGCCTGCAGCTCCATATGCATATTCTGACTTGCATGTAATTTTTGCAACCTCGCCAACCTTCAATTTTTGGATATGCCCAATCATGTTACACAGAGATGGTGAAGACCATACCAGAAACTCAAGATTTACAAACCTTCATAGTTCTTAAGGCTATATCCCATGCCTTGATGACAGCCCCTTGTCCAACTTCAAAAGAGAAAATAGAGTTGTCTTCATGGGTGGTATCAAAAACTTCACCAGTCTCAGCAAGTGTACCTTCATAATGAACTATAGACAAGGTAAAAAGATAAATGTTCATATTTGTATGACTTTATTCGGGACACAGTATCTGAAATCTTGAAATTATTTTACAGTCAATAGTGGCAATATGCAACAGCAGGTGTTCACTTTACAACATAAAAAAAAAATGCATGCAGCAGTTAGCTGAGGGCAGAGAAGGTGAATCAAGTACTAGAACGAGTTAACACTTAACAAATAGGAGAGCATATCAAAACTCAGTTACTGGCTATTGTCCAATCAAACAGAAGTAATAAAAGATATTGCTTATGCAATGCTTGCTCAAAACACAAGATATATACAGTAGTACCATACCATCAACTAAGGGCAGGCTCTCAGATGGCGCTATAGCATCGTCTTTTGCTTTCCGGACTACTGTCTTAAGAACACCTCCATCCCCTGATAGATCTATCGTCTCTGCCATGACCTTAGCTGACCAAGGGAAAATCAGAAAGAGCAATACAAGAGCATTAGAGTATTCTGGTTGGACCAATCTAGATCTAGCTACAAGGCACAACTACTTGCAAAGGAAGAATAGCCACTTCCACCAATCATCTATTTTTTTTGGTTTCTCTTGGTTGATTACAGATATTCTTGGTTTTTCACAGGATAGATATTGCAACACATGACTTGCAGCGAGGCAATCGTCAAAGGACTTAAACATCATACAAAAATTTGGATTCAAGCGGGCAGAGGCAGACCCAGAAAAGGGACATGGATGTACACATGTACACCGgataatttttgcaaaaagttcgAAGTTAGGAGACATCAAATAGCCAAATAGCGTTAGGTTAGGGTTCGGGCGCTCGGCTTCCCATAGCAGGAAGGGAAGATAAGCGGTGGGAATACCTGGTGGTTGCTCGCCGCTGGCGAAGAGAGCGATGGAGGCCTCAGAACTTGGCGtagtgcagcggcggcggcggcggcggcccaccAGTCGTCGCCTCGTCGGGGAGCGAGAGGGTGGAGAGAGACGGAAACACGCGGGGTCAAATGTGAAGGAACGGGGAATGCGGCGTCCGGCCGGCCCAGTCTGGGTTATTCGGCCAAGGGAGAGCGTACCCGCACAGCCCTTCTTCTGTGCCGTTCTTTTTTCACACATTTCTTTTACAATTTCTTCTCTCTCCtacccccctccccctccccctctctctctcttctcgaaTACGCAAGAGCGTATCATTACATTAAGGAGAAATATAGTTCATTTACAAGGCACCAGCCCTAGGCCGGGTTTGAAACGAAGATTACATTGAAGATCTCGGTGGATAGCAAGCAACCCCCCACGCTAAACTCCTTAAGTTCTTGGCCCCCGCTTGAGCCCACAGGTCAGCTTCCGCCTTGACGATCAGCAGCAGCTCCGGGACCGTTGTGGCAGAACTATCTAAAATAACTCACTTACGGAGGTGTTTATCTTCTATTAGACGCTAAACATCCTAAGAGTAAGCTAATTTAAACAGTTCTGTCGAACATATCCCATGGGAGAAaccgaaaattcacatttttcaacaggatcataaatgagagaataaagcttacaacattttagccatttcttacatcactttccatacaacatcagagtataatatttattgtttataacagtagAATATAACCATGTTGTCAGAGTTTtagcggaaataaaatcatttaatgacaagttaaacattaacatgatgatccgttatatacatcataataggttataagtttttttttcattgtaACACATTTTGgatggaagtttcaaataaactctatgcccgcaacattaaggaaatcctcgctgagcccaccagaagatttacacacacaagtgtcagctccacatgttcctgtcatctgcaacagggtagaacaaaccttgagtactcaattgtactctgcaagacttacccgtcaggagaaaagaaaagactctaaggatatacaaggctatctggcttgtggttttattgcatctgcaggaagcattactaagcgtgcatccttatattcaatttcattagcagtcatcattagttcattaactaaccattctatgtaagcacatgtgctactttcaaacaggtggtaagcaatcagaaccattttaccatatttcatatttcagttcttactacagtgctagatcgTAGCCAAGCCATACCGTATTACAcgatgattcgtgaaccaatatatcctagctaggtaccctaaaacacatgtccaacttataccccaggcacaagcaggaccaacccaccactctcctgtcaaggggtccaggtctccgtccaaacttggactccaagtccccacacttgagtcccggactcagtgtggtgcttagacctccaccatccctgtcttcaatcagtcggtccagaaagagccagaacctacgataagagagcaacgagcctttccacccccataagcaagtatgcgctcaggataataagtctgtgacctgactaaaaTCCAATGCAACGGACGATCTTTAACTAACAcaggcagaacaagtgcaatccgagcatcgctcgaatgccaaaccaagttcagatccaaagtaccattccatctggtctccaattatcattcatatatattccatgtgatagtaatataataacaacaataatatcttttctatctctcgcgagtgacaagcaatcactcgacttctaccaaagtcctatagcatagcaatctatatgatcctgtcatactagtaaaactcataggatatatatatatatatatatgcaagtgggtttcattcaactccttaaacttaatgcacaagcataaaataaaagtGCAGAATAacaggggttatgcaccggggcttgcctggataaattataaccaagttagcttttcatcatggtggcatgatcatcaagtcaccatctacTTCCGCTACTTCGGTCGACTTCTTGATACATCGTTGTTCCTCTTATGATATACACGGATGCAAAGCAAAAACGTAAATGATCACGACAAtcgcaactctaaaatacgattacccTGCTaaactaacgagctagctctagcgACTAACGTACAAGggtacatatccatgttgttggGTGAGGCATTACTTCCAAATAAGTATTTTAGCTACAAAATCCccagatatatccttaatttattttattaatttaATATATTTTCAAACCAGGACTTAATAGGtattctagcaaactaattattctggagctgcaAAAATTACAGAAAGCACATAATATTATTgtaaagctactataaaattttcaaagctaacacTATCATTATTttgtcacaaaaattcctacaagttcatactttaataattttagagCATGTTAAAACATTTAAAGCATCCATGAAATATTTTAGAACCACGTGAACCAagtatactagcagatagatcatgattttagaagcttaacaaaattggttttacaaTTTTTGGTCCACtgtacaaatttatattgaatttacaatttgccttagaaactaaattagaaaatacctagaaaagaaaaagagaccgACAGCAACCATACCGGCCCTAGCGGCCCACGCGGATGCGGCGCGTGCGGTTGCTGGCCCAGCAGCGGCCCAAGGCGAGGGAGCCCGCGCCCATACCGCACTTTTATAAAATAGCCCCTAGCTTACCTGGATATTATGCGGCGCCTTCGAGTACTATTGCACCAGAGAAACTCTTTGCAGAGAGCACCCCCAACAAACCTATCTTCGCAACAAGTCAGTCCTCGACAACCCCCCACGTGCATGGCAACGTGGCTTCGGCCATCGCAGCGCGCCCTCACCGGCCATCAGAGCGAAGCACCCGCCCTATGAGCAAGCCTGTGAGCACCACGGGGCCAAGATGAAACCTAGAGTGGTGATTTAAAGCTAAACGATGACCCCTAGTGTGCTGCCCACACAGGTGGGCAAACCTCCACGGCGGCGCGCCTTCTCTAACAAACTAGGGCTACGACGAGTATAATAGTTTGGGCAAGAGAAACAGGAGCTTACCCCGAGGCTAGCTACAGTGATGGATAAGACGGGGAAGCGACGAGGTGATCGGGCCACGTGTGCTCGCACCGTGCGGCGGCGCTCCGGGCGCGGCATCAACGAGTCAGTCCATCACCGGTGAAGGTTCTGGCCAAGCCGAGGCAAGCACCAAATAGAGGGGTCAATGGTGAGTTTGTACGGCCATCAAATGAACTACAACGATGACAAGAGACTCACCGTAAACCAAACCAAGACACAACGGTGAAACGGACCGGCGGTGAGCAAAACTTGAAATTGGccagctatgggggtatggcccccaagacatgggccacaccatcggaggtggcccagcccacaagatcaaggcatgcacggcgctgctcggcgtgcaccgcaagacattatataataccaaataggatacttatcttgtaaccctaccttctccagagtatataaggagaggtaggggtcccctagcggataggatccATCAAGATccatcaagatctatctactacagatcaatacaatacaccaaagacacaagacgtaggctattacgttgatcagacgacccgaacctgtctaaatcgctgtatctgtgccttgtgtcatcatctggttcctaattacgcgcacccccaccgacaaatctaccatcacgggatacccctcggtggactgctgagcatattctgtcgacagttggcgcgccaggtagggggtgtgcgcttgatccatggcgagccggatggacctcaaatcaacatcgtgttcttgtcatcaatctcatggagatccatgccagtcaacgatgatgattcatcgctgctacaccagcccccgcgatagcagatccaatcttggaaccatctccgaggtcgccttcaccaacaactcaccgcccgtcgGGTGTTTGCCGTcaatgccgaccagataacgccatacgtcaccgaccagacgctccgtccaaagctaagtcacgctttaatattcttctaaatattctccaatctttatATATCGCCGTAATGTGTTCtccaaactgttttctccatatttgccctccaaacaattttctgaacccctgaacagtcatgttgatgctcgaacgcctccagagacggccctgtctctggctcctccctacacgtgcatgagcgtctgccctctgcgttatgggtggtcggcagcggctccttggtcatgcctgttcctcctacacgtgcatgagctccgtgttatggttaacgggctagctagggctggagacttagctacacactaactgttcgggcggtttatattaaacataaatatattttcacgccaactgattgtcaaactgcatacgccgtttcatcaccattgctaatttttctccagagttcatctatttttacatcatgtactacccgttctacatgtttatattgcaggatcatcgtctaggtgatcggatcacctggtgctcggacttctccaccgatcaactggtcggaccgcttggttcatagaCTCCgttgccgaccagttgatcggactattcgccgatcgtttctactcaatgttcactttgccgccgaccagtcgaccagactattcgtcgctcatgcttcatcgccagcgacgccggttactcctcggccctcggattcttcgtgctcgaggactaagtgggcaaacTTCACCGCACAAACGTCGTCAGCAatgtcggtgctcagacctcgccgcctacgtcgggcactcctcggtgcttggacctcgccgcctacgccaaggactcctcggtgctcggacatcgccgcctacgccggggactcctcggtgcccgGACCTCGCCAGCAacgccagagactcctcgctcctcggtgctcggacatcgccgcctacgctggggactcctcgctcctcggtgctcagacatcgccgcctatgccggggactcctcgctcctcggtgcttgatcaTTGCccgcgatgccagggactcctcgctcctcggtgctcggtcatcgccagcgacgccggggactcctcgctcctcggtgctcgggcatcgccagctacgctggggacttccttgctgctcggatcatgctacgtctcattggtgtgctatcaagctgctccatgctgttcggatcagggtgctgatcttaggcaacgcgtctggggtcttgatatgctcatgtcagacgacgtcggcaagctttcagacttctttgaccctgctacaagattcattcttcatcttccagcaggctcggggactaagtgggcacactttaccttgcggtgaatgtgcttgttctcatctcgaggctacgcctggGGATTgcctggtcttctactttatgatcctggcaccatgtgactacgtcacctactgtcaggcttgaggactagctgtgggggtatggcccccaagacatggaccgcaccatcgaaggtggcccagcccacaagatcaaggcgtgcacaacgCTGCTCGGCGTAcaccacaagacattgtatagtaccaaataggatacttaccttgtaactctacctcctccagagtatataaggagaggtaggggtcccctagcagatagGATCCATCACGATccatcaagatctatctactacagatcaatacaatacaccaaagacacaggacgtagggtattacgtcgatcagatggcccgaacgcgcacccccaccgacaaatctactatcgcgggatacccctcggtggactgccgagcatattctatcgacaccaGCAATAAAGCTTGGCTGTGCGCTGGTGCGGGATG harbors:
- the LOC136516584 gene encoding probable protein S-acyltransferase 16, with product MGGRPGYLTLSIFSVVAAIGYVYYTTVFVAVPRWLGLSTAAGVANAAAFTALAAACLATYAVAVRRDPGRVPPGFVPDVEDAESTVHEIKRKGGDSRYCQKCCHYKPPRAHHCHVCKRCVLKMDHHCIWINNCVGHGNYKIFLVFVLYAVVASFYALILIIGSVLHSVPKDEQPGSDSSRTSIIICGVILSPLALALAVLLGWHIYLILQNKTTIEYHEGVRAMWLAEKGGDIYHHPYDLGVYENLISVLGPNIFCWLCPVLNTVGNGLRYRTSYDIPISTPM
- the LOC136517926 gene encoding peptidyl-prolyl cis-trans isomerase FKBP20-1-like → MAETIDLSGDGGVLKTVVRKAKDDAIAPSESLPLVDVHYEGTLAETGEVFDTTHEDNSIFSFEVGQGAVIKAWDIALRTMKVGEVAKITCKSEYAYGAAGSPPEIPPNATLIFEVELVACRPRKGSSVGSVSDEKARLEELKKQRELAAATKEEEKKKREEAKAAAAARVQAKLDAKKGKGKGKGK